In Deinococcus detaillensis, the following proteins share a genomic window:
- a CDS encoding MerR family transcriptional regulator gives MTPTGLSVRKTAPKRATWAAPPADLLAVAFVTDAQAAAYLGLSIRSARYLASEGKLKRVYPRPRAARVTTESLHAYRQAIENGTAPRIWSQPGNPHTQVAPAPEPEPKKKGLLERWGIGGD, from the coding sequence ATGACTCCCACCGGCTTATCTGTCAGGAAGACTGCGCCCAAACGAGCGACCTGGGCCGCGCCGCCTGCCGATCTGCTGGCCGTGGCTTTCGTGACCGACGCTCAGGCAGCGGCGTACTTAGGGCTGAGCATCCGGTCGGCGCGGTATCTGGCCAGCGAGGGCAAGCTCAAGCGGGTCTACCCTCGTCCGCGAGCCGCCCGTGTGACGACGGAGAGCCTGCACGCTTACCGACAGGCCATCGAGAACGGCACCGCGCCCAGAATCTGGAGCCAGCCGGGCAACCCACACACCCAAGTCGCACCAGCGCCGGAGCCGGAGCCGAAGAAGAAGGGGCTGCTGGAGCGGTGGGGGATTGGGGGGGACTAA
- a CDS encoding tyrosine-type recombinase/integrase: MTANHITSWAHYLTSEEGRSPATVKEYLKDVRLLRTWLDHPDRPQPQRGRGWEEITAGDLRAFLAELKPAPRRNHRLVSAWRSFWRYLSEVERLPALQAGPAELKRPKLPKRLPGALSLADVAKLLDVVYKDKSPSRGLRNWCVLAFLYGTGLRISEMLNLTFDKIEYHDGAPVAVRVIGKGDKERRVPLSETAKTSLMRWLRERKMHGNPVTSWVWSPLSGKRYGQQMQARTIGKMMDSAALKAGLDVSKVSPHKLRHTFATALVENGRSLDEVRDLLGHESIATTQIYAHTSQKRIAAAAASLPDVVGLSVPSARPLAVQ, encoded by the coding sequence ATGACGGCAAACCACATCACGAGCTGGGCGCACTACCTGACGAGCGAGGAAGGCCGCAGCCCGGCCACCGTCAAGGAATACTTGAAAGACGTTCGACTGTTGCGTACCTGGCTCGACCACCCAGACCGGCCCCAGCCGCAGCGCGGGCGCGGGTGGGAGGAAATCACGGCGGGCGATTTGCGGGCATTCCTGGCCGAACTCAAACCCGCACCGCGACGCAATCACCGACTCGTGTCGGCTTGGCGTTCGTTCTGGCGTTATCTAAGTGAAGTGGAGCGCTTGCCCGCATTGCAAGCTGGTCCTGCCGAACTCAAACGCCCGAAGCTGCCTAAGCGTTTGCCTGGAGCGCTGAGTCTGGCAGACGTGGCCAAGTTGCTCGACGTTGTGTACAAAGACAAGTCACCCAGCAGAGGGCTTAGAAATTGGTGTGTGCTGGCCTTCCTCTACGGCACCGGCCTCCGTATTTCGGAGATGCTGAACCTGACGTTCGACAAGATCGAATATCACGACGGCGCACCTGTCGCCGTGCGCGTGATCGGTAAGGGTGACAAGGAAAGGCGTGTGCCGCTCAGTGAAACGGCCAAGACCTCGCTAATGCGTTGGCTGAGAGAGCGCAAGATGCACGGCAATCCCGTGACGAGCTGGGTCTGGTCGCCGCTGAGTGGCAAGCGCTACGGCCAGCAGATGCAGGCGCGGACGATTGGCAAGATGATGGACTCAGCCGCGCTCAAAGCAGGGTTGGACGTGAGCAAGGTCAGCCCACACAAGCTGCGACATACTTTCGCCACCGCACTGGTGGAAAACGGGCGCAGCTTGGACGAGGTGCGCGATCTGCTGGGCCATGAGTCGATTGCCACGACCCAGATTTACGCACATACCTCACAGAAGCGGATTGCCGCCGCCGCTGCGAGTCTGCCGGATGTGGTGGGCTTGTCGGTGCCGTCAGCTAGACCGCTAGCCGTGCAGTGA